The Glycine max cultivar Williams 82 chromosome 3, Glycine_max_v4.0, whole genome shotgun sequence sequence ATCTATCTATCATCactttctttatttatcttttcttttctttctaactCTCTTCTCTATTCATCCCTGATCCATCCCATTTTAGGAAATGAAAATGAGATGGACATTAATTAGTGGTGTCATAGAATCCACTACCACAGAGGTTCACTCAATTATGCACCCCCTCCAGTCTCCTCCAcccttattaaaaaaacaaaagcaaaaggaaaaatgCTAAAGTCTCGGGCCATGAATTATTCCAGTAGCTACGATAGGGTAGTTATTTTTGGTCTAGCCTACTAATCAACTTTATATAGACACCAATATATGAGGAAGCATCCCTCTCGCTGCCACTGGAGAAGTCAGAACCTGATTGCGTATTTTTAACTATGGGTGAGATGCATAAAGGTTACCTTTTACAGcccaaaataattataaagcaACTTGCCCAAGCCAGAATTTCCCCCATCTTGATTCTGAGTTGGGGTACATTAGTacataaccttttttttatttatttagttttaatttttcttgaggTGCAGGGTGCAAGTCACGTCTGTGGCATCAGAGAAACAGCACATTGGTATGCTTATGCATACACTTTAATTTGATATCATCTTTCCATTATTGTACACGTGATGCGATTTTCGGTCCCTTTGACTTGACTAATTACTTAACTGCCTCTAAGAAGCGTGAAGACAAAGCAAGGAAGGAACGAGAGAGAGGGAGAAACGAAACGAAAGTGTTGTGTTATGATAATGACTGCAAATTTGTCTCCCCAAGCCTTGCGTTTTGGTTTCCTTTAGCAGGAAACTTCTTTACTCTTTCCCAGGTACGGATTCTGTCTGCCCAAGAGCGTAAGGTGTATCAGTAATATTTATGTAATGCTTATGCATATATGTATGTATCTGTGTAGTAGTGCCTGCCAGTACCACATAGCCTTAAAATGCAAGAAAATACTTACACTGCAGATAAGGCCCTGTGTCATGCTACTGTCACTCTTTtctgtaacaaaaaataaaaataaaaagtattttaattttgggaAGTGGGGTATTTCACTTTCGTGACTTTATAGTGTATTTAATGGTTGATTCACCTTTCAATGGCATACATATGCGCCAGGGCCAGGACACGCAAGGTAGGGTTTTcatctttataaatatattggATTGCAAGTCAAAACTCAAAGAGGCTCACGTATTTATCAAGGTAGGGTATCCGTTATTCCTCACTTATTCATGGAAACTCGCCAAAAGTGGTCACCTTTCAAATCAGTATTACTAtgcaaattttatcttaaaaatcctTATTTAATATTCCCCCTAAGTATATATGATGTATAGGACTACTTCCGCTCACGTTGTTATTGcctatgtattattattattaagtgcATACGGCAGCACAAGTTTCCTTAGTCCGTAAAGGATGTATTGTAGGTATATATGTAAGCAATAAATCATGCTTAAATGGAAGGCTATTGGACTTAGAACTGGACCCTGCCTTCTTTAGTCTTTGTTTCTATGTTGACTTGTTAggtatcatttttattttctcatatcaAAACCAACTAGGACCACACAATACAACTGGGAGGGAACTGTATATCGCTATAGAGAATTCCCGTGCAGTTACTTTGCTGGATAACATTTATTGATCCTTCGGTACAAACCAGCCAATAGTATGGTCAAGTTAGTGACCTATCGAGCTAAACAGTACATAGATGTTCTACTAGAAGCtggaatatatattttgatcgATGTTTCTTGTACTTTTCCTCTATTCGTCCTCCTTTAAcacaaaatatatagttttaatttaGACCATGTGAAATAGAAAATTTCATTTGCAACCATCCACCTTTGTCTCTTGACCGCGCAACTGAAGTAGTAAGGCTGGAATCGGGATGTGATTTAAGTCTATGTTCATTTAGTTAATTAGGccgaaaaaaaaactgaatattTTTGTTCTGTTCGAATTGCTTTTTTTGTTAACCCATTTGGTTGCAAAGATTTAgaaattttgcataaaattttatgttgaaACTTTATTAcaattgtaaaagaaattatttgtataattaatgcGCGCgcgcacacatatatatatattcttgctACCTTTCAATTATACAAAAATGGAAGCACTTTGTTTAATTTAACGTCTCTCAAATAGTTGGGCGCACGCCAGGCTGCAATACAACACTTACTAGTTACCTAGCTCAATGACAACTCTAAaaagtttcctttttttctaataaaataacttttctATTTAAGTATTTATATTCCCCACCatgattattaaaattaaattgttttgatATGACCAGAAGATatctacatttttattttacacttGACTAATTTTCTCTCATGGTTGGTCTATTTTagagtaaattaaattattgagtTTGTGCTCATTGATATGCAAAgtaaagtgagaaaaaaaaataacgacAAAAACACATGACAAGAGTTGCGATAATTTAGTCCCCTAGCCTGGAACCAGTAATTATCTGCCTATGTACAAGAACGGCTTGTCTAATTCAAAAGAACGTTCAATAAGAAAATCGGGCCTTTTTTATGCTTGTAACAATGTCCGATGCTTAAACAATTACATCAATACATCACTTTCTCCCGGTTCATAACACTATTGACCAATAAATAAATACCAAAGAAATTGCTACCTTAATTACAGCCTTTCAGTACACAAACACAAAAGGCCAGCACAGATATATatccaaaaatttaatttaaaaaagaaaggcaACATAGGTGTGGAAGGTGGAAGGTGGACGGAAAAAGAGGGTTAACaactaatgatatataaacatcaTTGAAGATGCAACATGTGAAGTAATATAAAATTGCAAATTCCATTTTGCACGCATAAAAGAAATCTGCTACAAGAGAAACTCACCTGAATTAGTGTCATACTCACCTGTGAAATTTTGCCAATGTCTAGTCTCCCTCATTAAACTTACGTACGTGACTTGAACACATTATTTTTCACCTTGATTCccataaatataataagattgATCACCTTATCATCATCAGTCTCTATACATAAACGACCCTCATCAGTTAGCTCTTGCTTACATAATGTGAGATCATCTGATAAAAGGCTGTGAAATTTTCTTGCCTCTtacaagtgtcaaacttttttTCACTCTCATCACTGGTTTTGGCATGCTTTATTAACCTTTAAGCTATAGTTCTCCCACAAATTTCCACCCTCAGTCATCAAGAAGGGAAAGCAGTTATCACCCGCAACTGCATTTCCAACATTTGAATTGGAAGGTGAAGAACCGTCATTTGTTTGCAGCCTCCCAGTCTCGTGCCTTTGATCATTGATATCACAATAGGCACCTCCTTGGTTATACAGAGAAGATTGGTCACTGTTATCGAAGTAAAAACAACTTCTTGAGTCTTCCTTGCGCTTCTTGCTTCCATCCTTGGCACTCCTTGCATAGTTGCTGCTTATACTTTCCCATTTCTCTTTGAATACCAAAGCACTCCTTTCGTAACCAAAACAAGCCATTTTGGTAGCTATTTCCTCCCACATAACCTCTTCTGAAAACCCACTTTGCATATACCTTGTCTCCATCTCAGCTCTCAACTGTTGAAGCCTTGCAATCTCAGATTCTGGCCAGCTTTCAGCACCTCTGGCAGCAGTGCTATTTAGTATTTCACTCCCATCTTCATTCTGGTTTTCACTGTGGATTTGAATTCCAGTTACCATTAGACCCTCGTGAGAATGAGTACTCTTCATTATCTCATTTCGTGTTAATTTGTGCAAAGCCTCCATTAAAGCAGCATCCCTTGCTTCAATCCATGCTCTCTCTTTAGCCCAAAATTTGTGTTCCCTCTCCAACCTTACAGATTCTTGTCTCCTCCACTCTTCTTCTCTTAacactctctctttttccttctgTTCCAGTGTCTTTGTGAGTTTATCCAACCACTCCTCTTGCTTCTCCACCAGCTTCCTCATCTGTGAGTCAATGAAGTCCTTTATCTTCACCTTCCAGCTTCTTCCACTCACCCTCTTTCTCCTCTTCTCCATGGAGTCATTGTCCTTGTTGAGTTCCCTGCCAGTGCTATTTTGATCATTGTCATCCGATGATGAAGTGTCCAAATCAGTGGAGTTGGTGAGGCTTAGGCTGTCACAATGCTTCTGAGACTGAAACATTTCTTGATTTGTTTGAGAAGGGTTATTATTGTGGCTGCTTGTGTGGAAACGAAGGCTACCACTGCCAAAATTGGTTTCTGGCACCGAGGCTTGGTTACTGTTTTCACCATATAAGGCTTCAAGTTGACGAAAGAACCTGTAATGCTTCCCATCTTGTCTTCCAGCTTTTCCTTCCTTTGTCTTCTTGTAATATTTGTACAGGTTCTCAAACTTCTCCCTGCACTTTTTCCCACTCCTTTGATATCCATGTTCTTCAGACATGTTCCTTCAACATTaacacaagaaaaacaaaaaggctAAAAAGTGAGCTCAACGTAGGTGATGGAACATGGAACCCTAGTCTGAGCTGTGAATTAATGATATGATATGAGCAttcgtaataataataataaataataaccaAATTGCTATGCAATGTCATGCACTGACGTTGTCTATGTTATAGCTAGCAACCTAGATTTAGCAAATAGGACTCAGCAAATGACCATTTCGAATTGGTATAGAAACATGATTCATTGAAGGAAGAGCCCGCGGTTGATGTCATTCCATGAGATAAGAGCTAGAATAGTTGCAAAAGCTTCGGAAAGTTGAACGGAATTTGAGTAAGGAAAAACTAGTAATAAAAGGGAAGCTAGCACTTGCACTTAAAAGAGGCTAGGAAATTCTCTAAAAGGGAAAAAGGGACAGTGGTAGAGACGTACTAATCTTGGTATATGAACTTAAAGCTAGCACTTCCAAGTACACGATCAATAATCGAAAATTGAGTAGCGAGACGAAGACCCGTGTATTATACTGCCATGTTATATTTCTATCAGAGTTTCCAGAAAGTAGTGACCAAATTAAAACCAATTAAGTGCAGTTATCATAGTAGGAAACCGTCAAGAAGGTAGCTACACAAACATTCAAATttagtttgtgtgtgtgttttttttttcttttttactttttcaaccccaaagaaacaaacaaacaaataattataattttgagatgttgaagttgaaaacagaagaaagtactgtttaaaatagaatgaagaaaaaaaaggtaccTAGAAACTTCATCCCATAAGGGACCCTTTTGATTAGCCTCTTTGAATTTAGAGTCGAGGCGAGATCTGATCTCAAGGAGAGTGAGAGTCTCTTGTCTGGGCCATCTTCCAGTGGAGGCGTCTCCACCGATGCATCCTGCGGTCTCGGCCTCTAAGCAACTAAGCGGAGGAGTGGAGGCGCTAGGGGTGGTGGTGGGAGTGGCAACGGCGATGTTGGTGGCGGAATCGGTGGAGGCGAAGTCATGAAGACAACGAGGAGGCATTATGTCGGCTACTTGACGACCAAACATCATCATCTCGTAGTGTTGTTGTGTCGCAGCCTGCAGGTTGGAGTCGCCGGGGAACAGCTCCGCCTTGGGCGGTGGCGGCATGGTGGGGAAATGAGTCGGCCGAGGGCCGTTAACGAGTTGCCTCAGATCAGTGATGCCATACTGATGATGGTGACGATGATGGTCCTCCATTTCCATAGGAGAAGGttaacgaagaagaagaagagaatgagagagagagagatgaaaagaaaaggTGAAGGAGGAGGATGATGATATGGAGAGGGAAGCGGCAGACTCGGATCCTGTCGTCCacgaaaaagatcaaaatttaaACGCAGAGAAATGGTCCCATGTCTGTGTACAAATGTATGCGTGTGGTGTATGCTGTACGACACTATGAGAGATATTCACTTCTCATTATTTAGATTGATCcttctctctcactctcacttTCTCTCTTTAGTATTAGTAATAGTATTAGTGTGGTAATGTGTTCCCTCTCCCGCTTTATGCTGCTGCTTCCTTCTGTGTCGTTGTTCAGTACAGTGTGAGAGTGTTTGGGGGAGTAAGCCTAAGCCCTAAAGACCACCAAAACATACAAAACAAAACTAATGTTAATGTAATGTATTGTATTATTACTATGTTGTTTGATTACCTAATGAATGGACGACAGGTGGCCTAAAGTGAAACCACCAATGGAAGACAGCCGAGTTTGTCTTGCTGATGCGTGTATAGTGTCTCCGATGCTACCTTTTTGACTTTTGGTAATGATTCCATACAACAACATTAACGTGTTCCCTTCTCTTTTACTACGTTGTTTATTTATAccttcaatttaatttctactactttatatattttcgtcaaactttctttccttcctattCTTACTATACCACACGACACGACtatcgtttttttttcttcttttcactatttttactttttatgtgGAGTGTGGTAaagttcaattaaattttcaatttaattattcgCAAAATTTTCGCGATGCCCCTTTTCATCCAACTCTATTCCAGTAGACCTAGCTCTGAGTAAGTATAAAATCACGTGTGGTTCGATCGTGTACAACGTGTTTATTATCAAGTGTTTGATGAGGATAATTTTGCCTTgatataattgaaattaaacatgaaagaaatatatttttaaattaatcttaattacGTATTTAATATTAAAGCTTACGTACGGTGTAAGACATTAGTGTCTAGTATAAATTAAACGGCCCTGAGTTAAACAGTTGAAATTCAATCAGAACTGTGGAATTATACTTCTACCATGATGCTTGAGTGATTATCATTCTGAAGTCAACTAGAGGATGATGAAAGCTATCAGTAGGGAAATTTTCGAAGTTCGAACGTTAGTTTgctttttgaaattgaaatcatTAAAAGAAGAGGGGAATAATTACGAATGTATAAAATCATCATAAGAGGAAACAAGTTATTATCTTCGATCTTTATGTTGTCTGTGTAATTCTTAGTTCAATTCATGTTCATTCGTGACTACCCTTTTTCATGAACCACtccattcataaaataaaattagattttattagctaaaatgttttaatttatttttcattaaagaaTAACATATATTATCTGTATGTTTTTTAGTTGTAGAATCAAAAATCTTTTGAATCAATGTATCATTgtgtgtattatttttatgtttttattttattttttaagccaTCAAAGAGATATTTTCATGTTCATAATTTGCCTTTTttggaaaatttaattttacccTATACTTGTATTTGATTCAAACTCATGGTTATCTAATATTTACATCATGATATGTATCATTCTGGATCAGATCCTATCACGATGTTATGTACTTAGTCTCTTcgtattttatatttaagacaAGAGACTTATGTATCCTCACAAATCGAATCTTATCCCACCTACGTACTTAGCCTCTTCGCACTTCGTGCTCAAAGCTAGGGATCCGTGTACTCTCCCAAATTATATCTTATGTCAATCCTACATATGATGCTCACAAGTGAGAATTTAGTCGATCATATTAATATTGGATTGAGCTTTGTTCGATTGCCTTCGGGATAAGTAGGATTAGGGAGAACATTCTGATACAATATATAACAACTCCATCCGTGAAGTTCCAATTGGCACAAACACAATTGTGTATTGAGATTCTCGCGATACAATGGAACATTTTGATACACCATAATGCTAGAAATGCTAGACATTACACTTCATTTGAGTGTTTTGGATTAGGTTGTCtctatagataattttttatgtgatatatacataacttttttctctattaataaatcattaaatataatttcctATCTATTTAATTTCCAACTCAACCctattcataatataatttttaagtgataaataaatagaataagcTTATGTTCaagtagtattatatatatatgatcatttattttataattatgggTCACTACATGATTAACTTTTTTGTAATAATAGTTTTTTgttaaagtatttatttttcctatttttgtgattttgggtGTTTTCTGTCTCATTGAATAGAAATTAATCTTTTCACTATTTGTGAGTGTCGCTCGCTGGCTTAAGGAAAATCTTGTACTCATTGAAAATTAAACCCAAATCCTACcgttaaattaatcatttatactcatataaataaaaaaaatcttataccaTTAGGAAAATTCTTTGAGTATTTTTATGAAGTATTTGAGAACGAGAAGAAAATTCTGAGTATTTCTTTATTGTTAAATCTACGATTCCAGGAATGTTCAGTTTCTTCGAAACATTGCAGTCACAAATTTTACGATTTGTGTTGGTTCTTAATTGcacataatttataaattaatcctTAACTATTAGGAATAAATTAGGGATAATAATATAACACTATTAGAACAAGATGGAACTAATGGAAGGCCATGCAAGGATACGGACTGTTAATGGTGCTGCGAATCTTGCTTCTCTTCAGCTCTTCTTTCTGACAATATCTGAGAGAAAGACACGAAGAACAGGGGCAGAGCCCCAGAACTGATTGCTTGCTTTTGAAGTATATAACTTAACTTATAGCAGAACGTTCAATGCATGCATATCGCGTTTTAAAATCGAGAAAAATGTTCacttgttttttagttttaatggaTTTAAATGGGACAATTTGTCACGATACTTCGGAATTATAGATCTTAATTAGAAgtattttgaaaacaacataTATGGCGTGTTTGGATAAAGCATTTTCCACATCCTGATGCAGGTTAAAATAAATCCTATTCACACAAGATTCACGTTAAACAGTAGAGAACGGAAATTCAAGCACGCtttttgataaaagaaaaagtaaaaacacaGGGGAGGGTAACAGTGCCTCGATAATGATTTTGGTTTTATTCTACAATCTATTTCAATTTCAGtaagtttttaattgttttattaatttaaaaaatttatgtaactatttgataattttttaataatttttaactttttgctATTTgcagttaattttttatcttccaGCTAGTTTTTAACTAGCATTTTCAGATTATTTTGACAAACATAACATTAAACatgtttttcaattaaaaaaacttgaaattttagaaatttttagtattttttaaagtaatttctaGCAATTTTTTAGtaggtttaatattttttgaaatgttatttGATTCCTTAAAGAAAAACTTgagataacattttttataaatgttagtttataactttttatattttatttttttatttttaaaatatttcaatttttttattatcatttttaaatatattatttatattattttatattttcccgttacttcaacaaataattttattaaatacttatcattcttaaaaatttataaccaTTAACTTCtagttattaattagttttttaattttcatactactgataaatttttaactaattctaTCAAATACAACCTAATTATTGGTAGCAAATGAGAATTGATTTTCAGAATACTCATATCTTTTTCTTCACTAATcacaacttgaaaaaaaaaaaatacacggGTGAAATTTTTCATCTAACAATTGATTGTTTATctaatgtattatatatatatatatatatatatgtcatgtgataaaataaattttaattaagaattcaCATTTTACagttttaatttgaaaagttgCGCGGGTAATTGAGTACTTTTACGATaatgaatttttataataaaaaaatctaaaaggtAGAAGAAAAGAGAATCGAGCACGAGCGGGGTGGGCAATGAACATGCTGATGAGATGCTGCGGCAAGTTACCCATGGTTCCATTCCATGCCTCCATAGACTTGCATGTTTCTGACGTGGCAACTTAAATGAGTGAATGCTATTATACTAAATAGAAAATACTAGTATTTTAGATCAGattatttaaccaaaaaaagttGATTCTCTTGATCTCATAATATCacatatgaaacaaaaaaatttgtcatttttattctagtaATAGAAtccaatttgaatttttaattttaaaaattggaaaaacataacttctattttcttttaaataacattaaaatatatatatttttttgacaaaattgaAGTTCTTTTAAGAGTTTTTCATTTGGAATTCAACTTCTACTACGGATAACTCTTGagcaataataataacagaTCTAATAGGTAGAGCTCAAAAATTCATATTAAAGctgtttttaataaatacaattattttgagataatattttataaattcaatcTATCAAATTTAGcatgaaaagttttttttttattaaatttatatatgcatataaaaattataaatataaattattagatcATATTTAAATACCGATAAGTGGTAATGTTaccacaaaataatttttaatttttaccaactatatataattgtataaaTCATCCTTAAAGTTTTTAAAGTTTTCACATTTTTGAAATGAGAACTATTCTAACTTGATATgctaccatatatatatatatatatatatatatatatatatatatatatgaattatcaTCCATTTTGACTTCCAGAAGTCTTTAGAGTTTTTGTCCTTAAAAAATGATACTTCAAtagattaagagaaaaaaatgttttagtaTATGGAAACAATAGTTGCACAATACTAAGGGGTGGTTAAAGGATCATGTGACCCACATGTGTGACTCATGCCCTTCTTTCTTGGACTAATGCTCCAATCTCAAGTTTCTTATATTTTTGGACTTTTCAGGTTGAGGTATTTTGGCTCTCACAAGCCTTTACAATTCTGTTCTTAGGAGATACTTCAGTGaattaaggaagaaaaaatgtttatagACTACCCACGAGTTCAATACTAGACTATACCGATATACCTAAGGCGAGTGCACGTTGCGAGTTATGGGCCcacaaagtatttttttagttgagtATATtgagtaattattatttttccacataaaaattatatattacccctattaaaaaaattaaataaaagagtgtaaaaataaaaaagaaaataaagtaatattaattttacacactatttttaaaatttatagaaatttaagtactttgatttttttatcataagattttgtattttgtaaaaacttataataacattttttgtgtataaaaatattttaaattatttatttgagctGACTAAAAAAACTGGATTTGTCACCGGTTATACACTTATACCACGATCTCCCTGAAATACAGATATCATGGAAAATTGGTGATCTAAGAAAAGCTTGCTTCAATCCCACAAAGGACTTCAAAAGTTTGCTTCTTAGGGAATTTTGTTATTCTCCTTATTTCTAGTACTGGACGTTGAAGTTAGAATTTGTTTAAGTTTGCTTGCTTGTATCACTGGTACAATAGAGGTTATCAGGTCGACAATCCTCTCCTCATCTACATGTGTCAACCTCTACACGAAGTAACGCCTCCATGATAAGTTAAGGTTCGTGATGGAATTATCCAACTTACGAGACTACACAGTATAACATCTAAAACTTGAAACCAAAATACACCATGAATATGCATAACTATAGAGCACCTACTTTATGACTGAAAGCATCAATCAATccgtttatttcttttttcctctaTAATGTATGgattaattaaatgaataaatcgCACAGTAGAAAATTgctaaataaaagaattaagtaTTTGTAGAATGAAAGCGTACATGGAATGTGACAAATTCAGATGAATAGTTTGGCCTGGGTTTCGTGAGGCCGAGACCCGAGGGTCCTGTCGGGACAGCAAATGGGAAAGTGGGTCCTTCCTAGCTGGCCATCACGCCCGTCCTTTCTAATAATTCTGTGATGGACGGATAGGATTGGACTCATGCATCAGAAGTTGACATTTCACactctttatttatttgcatcCTCACTCACTTTTGTCGATTCTTTCATGCCCCTGAAGCATCGGATCACACAATTTGTAAAGCGTAATCTCAAAAGCAAGCGATCCAAATATAATGAGACCACCATACTTAGTCAATTCTTGCAACGTGAGCACCAAAAACATTTCAAACCCACATACACATAGATACACACAAAAAGACACCCATTTAGATTTTGGTATAAATAAAGAAGGATAAAGTATAAACGACTAAAAATAAAACCAGATCGAATTTCTTGCTTTGTGTGTTCCAAGAGAGATGTTAATGTCacaattttaaactattaaataaaatatgatatgtATGTCAAATccttatttacaattttatgaTTACGAGtctcttttttctttggttttcaTTGTGATATTATGGTAAGATTTTAcgtattattatcatcatcgtCATCAGGTTACggatcatttttatatttgtattggCCCTTACTTGATAGCGATCTTTTTGAAGTAAGGCACATGAATATAATGTCAAGTTACGCGGCATACTCGTACGATTGACATTTGCAATGGAGTGTGCTACCCTATGATTCGATTCGATCCGATCATTACATGGGGTCACCATGAGATACAATATCAACAAAAAAGCTTTGGATGTCCAATAAAgagcagcccctaaaattcaaatttgctgCTTACGGATGGTTGTCACTATAAGAGATAGTGATTCATCGAGATCAATTGTGGGCCTTTGTCCCATGATGGCTTCCGGACCCatttccttgaaaaagaaactaTCTTGGTAGACTCTTTGGTTAGTTCAATATTTTTGCACGAAAATATCGTTCATCGTTgattcatctctctctctctctctatacaCACACATTATGTGATGTATGTgacattaaataaaacaaaacttattcaccaaaaaaatcaaataaaaacaacactttttcattaaaatggCGTCAATTTTGAAACAGAAAATTGTGTGCAAGAGTGGCGGAATTACAAGAGAAAGCACACATGAAAAGGAATAAGGATGAAAGAGGGGTTTGGTTAGTGCTGGCAAACATCCGGCAGATGATAGAGGAAAATGGAATGGAAATATCTAATTTGTGGTGCATTTGAAgcttcattaaatttaaaaattgtgagATGTAGCTAGGGTTATGTATATTTACGGGAGTGA is a genomic window containing:
- the LOC100815903 gene encoding trihelix transcription factor PTL gives rise to the protein MEMEDHHRHHHQYGITDLRQLVNGPRPTHFPTMPPPPKAELFPGDSNLQAATQQHYEMMMFGRQVADIMPPRCLHDFASTDSATNIAVATPTTTPSASTPPLSCLEAETAGCIGGDASTGRWPRQETLTLLEIRSRLDSKFKEANQKGPLWDEVSRNMSEEHGYQRSGKKCREKFENLYKYYKKTKEGKAGRQDGKHYRFFRQLEALYGENSNQASVPETNFGSGSLRFHTSSHNNNPSQTNQEMFQSQKHCDSLSLTNSTDLDTSSSDDNDQNSTGRELNKDNDSMEKRRKRVSGRSWKVKIKDFIDSQMRKLVEKQEEWLDKLTKTLEQKEKERVLREEEWRRQESVRLEREHKFWAKERAWIEARDAALMEALHKLTRNEIMKSTHSHEGLMVTGIQIHSENQNEDGSEILNSTAARGAESWPESEIARLQQLRAEMETRYMQSGFSEEVMWEEIATKMACFGYERSALVFKEKWESISSNYARSAKDGSKKRKEDSRSCFYFDNSDQSSLYNQGGAYCDINDQRHETGRLQTNDGSSPSNSNVGNAVAGDNCFPFLMTEGGNLWENYSLKVNKACQNQ